In Alloyangia pacifica, the following proteins share a genomic window:
- a CDS encoding PACE efflux transporter: MRSRSDRIRHALSFELLGLALVTPLGAWAFDRDMHEIGLVALVCATVAMGWNYVYNLLFDLWMSRRYGHTRKSVLLRVGHAVLFELGLLVALAPYIAWELGVSLGHALVMDMGFAGFYLVYAFVFNWLYDLVFPIPQARAEARG; this comes from the coding sequence ATGCGCAGCCGGTCCGATCGTATTCGTCACGCCCTCAGCTTCGAGCTGCTCGGCCTTGCCCTCGTCACCCCGCTTGGAGCCTGGGCCTTTGATCGCGACATGCACGAGATCGGCCTCGTCGCGCTGGTCTGCGCCACTGTGGCGATGGGGTGGAACTACGTCTACAACCTGCTCTTCGATCTGTGGATGAGCCGCCGTTATGGCCACACGCGGAAGAGCGTCCTTCTGCGCGTCGGGCACGCGGTGCTGTTCGAGCTTGGCCTGCTGGTGGCGCTGGCGCCCTATATCGCCTGGGAGCTGGGGGTGAGCCTTGGCCATGCCTTGGTCATGGACATGGGCTTCGCGGGCTTTTACCTGGTTTATGCCTTCGTCTTCAACTGGCTCTACGATCTCGTCTTCCCGATCCCGCAGGCCCGGGCCGAGGCGCGCGGCTGA
- a CDS encoding LLM class flavin-dependent oxidoreductase, giving the protein MELGLYTFGDVGKNPVTGETVDAAKRLQNLMEEIELADQVGLDVFGLGEHHRPNYAISSPATVLAGAARTTKTIKLSSAVTVLSSDDPIRVYQQYATLDNLTGGRAEIMVGRGSFIESFPLFGYDLDDYNELFEEKLQMLLAINEQERLSWPGTAHTPKVEGLGVYPRPAQDKLPIWIAAGGTPQSMVRAGALGAPLALAIIGGQPRRFKPLADLYRKAAAQTGHAEQARVSLNVHGFVGEDSKKAADLFFPAQKQVMDQLGRERGWPPQSRAQYDESMSAEGSMFVGSPAQLVDKILGLREDLGFDRVTIQMAIGVIEHAEMLKAIEVLGTKVAPELRKAG; this is encoded by the coding sequence ATGGAACTCGGACTTTACACATTCGGCGACGTGGGCAAGAACCCGGTCACCGGCGAGACGGTGGACGCGGCAAAACGGCTGCAGAACCTGATGGAAGAGATCGAGCTCGCCGACCAGGTCGGGCTCGATGTCTTCGGCCTCGGCGAGCATCACCGCCCGAATTACGCCATCTCGTCGCCCGCCACGGTGCTGGCCGGCGCGGCGCGCACCACGAAGACCATCAAGCTCAGCTCGGCGGTCACGGTGCTCAGTTCGGACGATCCTATCCGCGTCTACCAGCAGTATGCGACACTCGACAACCTGACCGGCGGGCGGGCCGAGATCATGGTCGGACGGGGCAGTTTCATCGAGAGCTTCCCGCTCTTTGGCTATGATCTCGACGACTACAACGAGCTGTTCGAGGAAAAGCTGCAGATGCTGCTCGCCATCAACGAGCAGGAACGGCTGTCTTGGCCGGGCACTGCACATACGCCCAAGGTCGAGGGGCTCGGGGTTTACCCGCGTCCCGCGCAGGACAAGCTGCCGATCTGGATTGCGGCGGGGGGCACACCGCAGAGCATGGTGCGCGCTGGCGCGCTGGGGGCGCCGCTGGCACTGGCGATCATCGGCGGTCAGCCGCGCCGCTTCAAGCCGCTGGCCGACCTCTATCGCAAGGCCGCCGCGCAGACCGGTCACGCCGAGCAGGCGCGTGTCTCGCTCAACGTGCATGGCTTCGTCGGCGAGGACAGCAAGAAGGCCGCCGACCTGTTCTTCCCGGCGCAGAAGCAGGTGATGGACCAGCTCGGCCGCGAGCGCGGATGGCCACCGCAGAGCCGCGCGCAATACGACGAGAGCATGAGCGCAGAGGGGTCGATGTTCGTCGGCAGCCCGGCGCAGCTGGTCGACAAGATCCTCGGGCTGCGCGAGGATCTCGGCTTCGACCGGGTGACCATCCAGATGGCCATCGGTGTCATCGAACACGCCGAGATGCTGAAGGCGATCGAGGTGCTGGGCACGAAGGTCGCCCCGGAGTTGCGCAAGGCCGGCTGA
- a CDS encoding ATP-binding protein, whose protein sequence is MSLRLRLFLILALATGAIWFSAVIWIEHSTRAQVTRVLDARLAEAARMVSSLLEDRRIAMAGDGAPVAIPLDPHGDYAHQLSCQIWSLQGTLVGQSEGAPQVQLTGAQGTGYSQSTVGGETWRVYTVENPALGVRVMVGDSLGVRDRLVSGVIEGLLLPMALILPLLAAALWVSLGRGLAPMHRLAEALRLRSPSDLSPLPAGPVPAEMRPMRGALDDLFARLAKAREAERDFTAFAAHELKTPLAGLRTQAQIARIAPDEATRSRALQSIERSVDRTDRLVRQLLELSAVEREGAAAERVDLGQLSAEICADLAPLAETRGVALICDIPQGSEQTLPASGFLLHTALRNLVENALQASSEGGKVRISRRGAVLLVEDDGPGIPETLRARACERFVRGTRGGDGSGLGLAIARAAMERLGGGLELPPSAGQGQRAELHLPAA, encoded by the coding sequence ATGTCCCTGCGCTTGCGCCTTTTCCTGATCCTCGCCCTGGCGACCGGCGCGATCTGGTTCTCGGCGGTGATCTGGATCGAGCATTCCACCCGCGCGCAGGTGACCCGCGTGCTCGACGCGCGGCTGGCCGAGGCGGCGCGGATGGTCTCGTCGCTGCTCGAGGATCGGCGCATTGCCATGGCCGGAGACGGCGCGCCGGTGGCGATTCCGCTCGATCCGCACGGTGATTACGCCCATCAGCTGTCGTGCCAGATCTGGTCGCTGCAGGGCACGCTGGTCGGCCAGTCCGAGGGCGCGCCGCAGGTCCAGCTCACCGGGGCGCAGGGCACGGGCTATTCGCAAAGCACCGTCGGGGGCGAGACCTGGCGCGTTTACACCGTCGAGAACCCCGCGCTCGGGGTTCGGGTCATGGTGGGCGACAGCCTCGGGGTGCGCGATCGTCTGGTTTCGGGGGTGATCGAGGGGCTGCTGCTGCCCATGGCGTTGATCCTGCCGCTGCTGGCGGCGGCGCTCTGGGTGAGCCTGGGGCGCGGGCTGGCGCCGATGCACCGGCTGGCCGAGGCGCTGCGTTTGCGCAGCCCTTCCGATCTGTCGCCGTTGCCAGCCGGACCGGTGCCCGCCGAGATGCGCCCGATGCGCGGCGCGCTCGACGATCTCTTCGCCCGGCTCGCCAAGGCGCGCGAGGCCGAGCGCGACTTCACCGCCTTTGCCGCGCACGAGCTGAAGACGCCTCTGGCGGGTCTGCGGACGCAGGCGCAGATCGCCCGCATTGCCCCCGACGAGGCCACGCGCAGCCGCGCGCTGCAGAGCATCGAGCGCTCGGTGGACCGCACCGACCGGCTGGTGCGGCAGCTGCTGGAACTCTCGGCGGTCGAGCGCGAGGGTGCGGCGGCGGAGCGTGTGGATCTCGGGCAGCTCAGCGCCGAGATCTGCGCCGATCTTGCCCCCCTGGCCGAGACGCGCGGCGTTGCGCTGATCTGTGACATTCCCCAAGGCAGCGAGCAGACGCTGCCCGCCAGCGGCTTCCTGCTGCACACCGCCCTGCGCAACCTCGTGGAAAACGCCCTGCAGGCGTCGTCCGAGGGCGGTAAGGTTCGGATATCGCGGCGCGGCGCGGTGCTCTTGGTCGAGGATGACGGTCCGGGCATCCCCGAGACCCTGCGCGCCCGCGCCTGCGAGCGCTTCGTGCGCGGCACCCGGGGCGGCGACGGCAGCGGTCTGGGGCTCGCCATTGCCCGCGCGGCGATGGAGCGGCTCGGCGGAGGGCTCGAGCTGCCGCCGAGCGCCGGGCAGGGCCAGCGGGCCGAGCTGCACTTGCCCGCAGCCTGA
- a CDS encoding response regulator: MRILIVEDDPVLSEGLSVGLGLSGFTADAVATLGDARAALAGSDFAGLVLDLMLPDGSGLELLSEIRRGGSELPVLLLTARDQVRDRIEGLDAGADDYLGKPFDLHELAARLRAILRRAEGRAASVLRWNGLELDPSRMRGEFNGAPISFSRREFAVLHALMERPGQILSKSALEERLYGWQEEIESNTVEVHVHHLRAKLGRGFIETVRGLGYRVAAEG; the protein is encoded by the coding sequence ATGCGCATCTTGATCGTCGAGGATGACCCTGTGCTTTCCGAGGGACTCTCGGTCGGCCTCGGCCTGTCCGGTTTCACCGCCGACGCCGTGGCCACGCTGGGCGACGCGCGCGCGGCGCTGGCGGGCTCGGACTTCGCCGGTCTGGTGCTCGACCTGATGCTGCCCGATGGCTCGGGGCTGGAGCTGCTCTCGGAGATCCGCCGTGGCGGCTCGGAGTTGCCGGTGCTGCTGCTCACCGCCCGCGACCAGGTGCGCGACCGGATCGAGGGGCTGGATGCCGGGGCCGACGACTACCTCGGAAAGCCCTTCGACCTGCACGAGCTGGCGGCGCGGCTGCGCGCCATCCTGCGCCGCGCCGAGGGTCGCGCGGCGTCGGTTCTGCGCTGGAACGGGCTTGAGCTCGACCCATCGCGGATGCGCGGTGAGTTCAACGGCGCGCCGATCAGCTTCTCGCGCCGCGAGTTCGCGGTGCTGCATGCGCTGATGGAACGCCCTGGGCAGATCCTGTCGAAGTCGGCGCTGGAAGAGCGGCTCTACGGCTGGCAGGAGGAGATCGAAAGCAACACCGTCGAGGTCCATGTCCACCACCTGCGCGCCAAGCTCGGCCGTGGATTCATCGAGACGGTGCGGGGCCTTGGCTACCGCGTCGCCGCCGAGGGATGA
- a CDS encoding L,D-transpeptidase — MTDTLSGRLTRRLPLAALSLSLFGLLSACATTSALPPNTPGAITDETRMMYAEVQDGDITIPAIEDKYLTEEKKRQVVDYWSDEKPGTIIVDPGARWLYQVQEGNTAMRYSVAVGAEGLAFSGNANVALKRHWPNWTPTANMIRREPETYKPLANGLPGGLENPLGARALYLYKGGRDTLYRIHGTPSPWTVGHATSSGCIRMFNQDSLHLYENTPKGTKVVVLPAERSGEGTVPPSDMLSMSGDVVESGA; from the coding sequence ATGACAGACACCCTCTCCGGCCGCCTTACACGACGCCTCCCCCTCGCCGCCCTTTCGCTGAGCCTCTTCGGCCTGCTGTCGGCCTGCGCCACCACCTCTGCCCTGCCGCCCAACACGCCCGGCGCGATCACCGACGAGACCCGGATGATGTATGCCGAAGTCCAGGACGGTGACATCACCATCCCGGCGATCGAAGACAAGTACCTAACCGAGGAGAAGAAGCGCCAGGTGGTCGACTACTGGTCCGACGAGAAGCCCGGCACGATCATCGTCGATCCCGGCGCGCGCTGGCTGTACCAGGTTCAGGAGGGCAACACGGCCATGCGCTACTCGGTCGCCGTGGGTGCCGAGGGTCTGGCCTTTTCCGGCAATGCCAACGTGGCGCTGAAACGTCACTGGCCCAACTGGACGCCGACCGCCAACATGATCCGGCGTGAGCCCGAGACCTACAAGCCGCTGGCAAACGGGCTTCCGGGCGGGCTCGAGAACCCGCTCGGCGCGCGCGCGCTCTACCTTTACAAGGGCGGCCGCGACACGCTCTACCGGATCCACGGCACCCCCTCGCCCTGGACCGTCGGCCATGCCACCTCCTCGGGCTGTATCCGCATGTTCAACCAGGATTCGCTCCACCTTTACGAGAACACCCCGAAGGGCACCAAGGTCGTGGTCCTGCCCGCGGAGCGCTCCGGCGAAGGGACCGTGCCGCCCTCTGACATGCTGTCGATGAGCGGCGATGTCGTGGAAAGTGGCGCCTGA
- a CDS encoding L,D-transpeptidase, whose protein sequence is MSPSLTRRAALRGSFAAASLLATPALLHAQGASRRNASSWVRQDWRDHFDTLGKATLVADTASRTLHYWNSDGGDYRAYPTSVPLTEELTKRGYTSIVRKKVGPSWTPTASQMERYPDWKPIGPGPENPLGTHAMYLSWPAYIIHGTHDTRKIGRPSSDGCIGLYNEKIAELFQLCPVGTQVRVI, encoded by the coding sequence ATGAGCCCCTCGCTGACCCGCCGCGCCGCCCTGCGCGGCTCCTTCGCCGCCGCCTCGCTGCTGGCCACCCCCGCGCTGCTGCACGCGCAAGGCGCCTCGCGCCGCAACGCCTCGAGCTGGGTGCGGCAGGACTGGCGCGACCATTTCGACACTCTGGGCAAGGCCACGCTCGTTGCCGATACCGCCTCGCGCACCCTGCACTACTGGAATTCGGACGGCGGCGACTACCGCGCCTACCCAACCTCGGTGCCCCTGACCGAGGAGCTGACCAAGCGCGGCTACACATCGATCGTGCGCAAGAAGGTCGGCCCGTCCTGGACCCCGACCGCCTCGCAGATGGAACGCTACCCGGATTGGAAGCCGATCGGCCCCGGCCCCGAGAACCCGCTCGGCACGCATGCCATGTACCTCAGCTGGCCCGCCTACATCATCCACGGCACCCATGACACCCGCAAGATCGGCCGCCCCTCGTCGGACGGCTGCATCGGGCTCTACAACGAGAAGATCGCCGAGCTGTTCCAGCTCTGCCCGGTGGGCACACAGGTGCGGGTGATCTGA
- the xylB gene encoding xylulokinase, whose product MSYLGIDLGTSGLRALLCDATGVPVASAERHYEARHPHPGWSEQDPSDWIAALEGALGELRDHPAWAGLRGIGVAGHMHGAVLLGPDDAVLRPCILWNDTRAFAEAAQLDAIPAFRALSGNIVFPGFTAPKLEWVRAHEPEIFSQVAKVLLPAAYLNLYLTGDHVADMSDSAGSAWLDTGARDWSEALLEAGHMARAQMPRLVEGCAAAGRLRPALAQAWGLGPQVTVAGGAGDNAAAACGTGALDEGQGFVSLGTSGVLLAARSGYHPLPGSALHTFCHAVPGRWYQMGVMLSCTDSLNWLARIAGMRPAELTAPLGEALQPPGRVRFLPYLSGERTPHNDAMIRGAFTGLGAETGRDDMTRAVLEGVAFGLRDSAEALRGAKAELGHLLAIGGGSRSRYWLRLIATVLNMPLHLPASGEFGAALGAARLGQLAATGAAPEEVITPPATAEVIEPVAELVDAYEAAYRRFGPAYRAIREIQ is encoded by the coding sequence ATGTCCTATCTCGGCATCGACCTCGGGACCTCCGGCCTCCGGGCGCTGCTCTGCGACGCGACCGGGGTGCCCGTCGCCAGCGCCGAGCGCCATTATGAGGCGCGCCACCCGCACCCCGGCTGGTCCGAGCAAGACCCTTCCGACTGGATTGCCGCGCTCGAGGGGGCGTTGGGCGAACTGCGCGATCACCCGGCCTGGGCAGGGCTGCGCGGCATCGGCGTCGCGGGGCACATGCACGGCGCGGTCCTGTTGGGGCCAGATGACGCGGTGCTGCGTCCCTGCATCCTCTGGAACGACACCCGCGCCTTTGCCGAGGCCGCGCAGCTCGATGCCATCCCGGCGTTCCGCGCGCTTTCGGGCAATATCGTCTTTCCCGGCTTCACCGCGCCCAAGCTCGAATGGGTGCGCGCGCATGAGCCCGAGATCTTTTCGCAGGTCGCCAAGGTGCTGCTGCCGGCGGCCTATCTCAACCTCTACCTGACCGGCGATCACGTGGCCGACATGTCCGACAGCGCCGGCAGCGCCTGGCTCGACACCGGCGCGCGGGACTGGTCCGAGGCGTTGCTCGAGGCCGGGCACATGGCACGCGCGCAGATGCCCCGGCTGGTCGAGGGGTGCGCGGCGGCCGGCCGCCTGCGCCCGGCGCTGGCGCAGGCCTGGGGGCTCGGCCCGCAGGTCACCGTCGCCGGCGGGGCGGGCGACAATGCCGCCGCGGCCTGCGGCACCGGCGCGCTCGACGAGGGGCAGGGGTTCGTTTCGCTCGGCACCTCGGGCGTGCTGCTCGCAGCGCGCAGCGGCTACCACCCGCTGCCCGGCAGTGCGCTGCATACCTTCTGCCACGCGGTGCCGGGGCGCTGGTACCAGATGGGGGTGATGCTCTCCTGCACCGACAGCCTCAACTGGCTCGCCCGCATTGCGGGGATGCGGCCCGCCGAGTTGACCGCGCCCCTGGGCGAGGCGCTGCAGCCGCCGGGGCGGGTGCGCTTCCTGCCGTATCTGTCGGGGGAGCGCACGCCGCACAACGATGCCATGATCCGCGGCGCCTTTACCGGGCTCGGCGCCGAGACCGGGCGAGACGACATGACCCGTGCGGTGCTCGAGGGCGTCGCCTTCGGATTGCGCGACAGCGCCGAGGCGTTGCGCGGTGCCAAGGCGGAGCTCGGCCATCTGCTGGCGATCGGCGGCGGCAGCCGCTCTCGGTACTGGCTGCGACTCATCGCGACGGTTCTGAACATGCCGCTGCACCTGCCGGCCTCGGGAGAGTTCGGCGCCGCACTTGGCGCCGCCCGGCTCGGCCAGCTCGCCGCCACCGGCGCCGCGCCCGAAGAGGTGATCACCCCGCCCGCCACCGCCGAGGTGATCGAGCCCGTGGCCGAGCTGGTGGACGCCTATGAGGCCGCATACCGTCGCTTCGGCCCGGCCTATCGGGCGATCCGCGAGATCCAGTGA
- a CDS encoding mannitol dehydrogenase family protein, translating to MKLHTGALDALDPRISRPAYDRSSLTPGIVHVGLGNFHRAHQAVYLDDLFAKGLDHDWAICGAGVRAPDGKMRDALAAQDYLSTVIELDPSGPRPRIIGAMVDFCPVDPENGPLIDRMADPATRIVSLTVTEGGYYVDATTGTFDPSHPDILADGAAPERPKTVFGAIVAALKARRTAGLPPFTVMSCDNIPGNGEVTRDAVAGTARLSDPDFALWIETNVAFPNSMVDRITPATGEGERALARDFDLDDSVPVTCEPFRQWVLEDNFPQGRPRLEEVGVTFTGHVHDYERMKIRILNGGHAIIAYAGALLGCEFAHDAMAHPLVSAYLRKVETEEILPHVAPVPEFAPPAYLELIEERFANPAVKDTIRRLCLDGSNRQPKFIVPSIADGLRKGTPIEGLALESALWCRYCAGSFEDGTEIAPNDPNWESLTTLAAQARETPAVWLTQRAVYGEVQGDARFEESFSKWLHLLWSDGARRSIETYLNG from the coding sequence ATGAAACTCCACACCGGCGCGCTTGACGCGCTTGATCCCCGCATCTCCCGCCCGGCCTACGACCGGTCCTCCCTGACGCCGGGCATCGTGCACGTCGGCCTTGGAAATTTCCACCGCGCGCATCAGGCGGTCTACCTCGACGACCTCTTCGCCAAGGGGCTCGACCACGACTGGGCGATCTGCGGCGCCGGCGTGCGCGCACCAGATGGCAAGATGCGCGATGCGCTGGCGGCGCAGGACTACCTCTCGACGGTGATCGAACTCGATCCTTCGGGTCCGCGCCCGCGGATCATCGGCGCCATGGTGGATTTCTGCCCGGTCGACCCCGAGAACGGCCCGCTCATCGACCGCATGGCTGATCCCGCGACGCGGATCGTCTCGCTGACGGTGACCGAGGGCGGCTACTACGTCGATGCCACCACCGGCACCTTCGATCCCAGCCATCCCGACATCCTTGCCGATGGCGCCGCGCCCGAACGCCCGAAGACCGTCTTCGGCGCCATCGTCGCCGCGCTCAAGGCGCGCCGCACGGCGGGACTGCCACCCTTTACCGTGATGAGCTGCGACAATATCCCCGGCAACGGCGAGGTGACCCGCGACGCGGTGGCGGGCACGGCGCGGCTGTCGGACCCCGACTTCGCGCTGTGGATCGAGACCAATGTCGCCTTTCCGAACTCCATGGTCGACCGCATCACGCCCGCGACCGGCGAAGGCGAGCGTGCGCTGGCGCGTGACTTTGACCTCGACGACTCGGTGCCGGTGACCTGCGAGCCCTTCCGGCAATGGGTGCTCGAGGACAATTTCCCGCAAGGTCGTCCGCGGCTCGAGGAGGTGGGGGTCACCTTCACCGGGCATGTGCATGACTACGAGCGGATGAAGATCCGCATCCTCAACGGCGGGCATGCGATCATCGCCTATGCCGGCGCGCTGCTCGGTTGCGAATTCGCCCATGATGCCATGGCGCACCCGCTGGTCAGCGCCTACCTGCGGAAGGTCGAGACCGAGGAAATCCTGCCGCATGTTGCGCCGGTGCCCGAGTTCGCGCCGCCAGCCTACCTTGAGCTGATCGAGGAGCGCTTTGCCAACCCGGCGGTCAAGGACACGATCCGCAGGCTTTGCCTCGACGGGTCGAACCGCCAGCCGAAGTTCATCGTGCCCTCGATTGCCGACGGGCTGCGCAAGGGCACGCCGATCGAGGGGCTGGCGCTGGAAAGCGCGCTCTGGTGCCGCTACTGCGCGGGCAGCTTCGAGGACGGTACCGAGATCGCACCCAACGATCCCAACTGGGAGTCCCTAACCACCCTGGCGGCGCAGGCCCGCGAGACCCCCGCGGTCTGGCTGACGCAGCGCGCGGTCTACGGCGAGGTTCAGGGGGATGCGCGCTTCGAAGAGAGTTTCTCGAAGTGGCTGCACCTGCTCTGGTCCGATGGCGCTCGGCGCAGCATAGAAACCTATTTGAACGGTTGA
- a CDS encoding L-iditol 2-dehydrogenase, with product MTTRLQGKCALITGAARGIGAAFAEAYLREGAKVAIADIDLARAEATAAALGEGAVAVHMDVTDQASIDSAVAETVARLGRIDILVNNAALFSAAPLVEITRAEYARVFDINVAGVLFTMQAVAKHMIERGGGGRIINMASQAGRRGEPLVAVYCASKAAVISLTQSAALNLIEHGINVNAIAPGVVDGEHWDGVDAFFAKCENKPLGQKKREVGLAVPYGRMGRAEDLTGMAVFLASDEADYIVAQTYNVDGGQWMS from the coding sequence ATGACAACGCGCCTGCAAGGCAAATGCGCCTTGATCACCGGCGCGGCCCGCGGCATCGGCGCGGCCTTCGCCGAGGCTTACCTGCGCGAGGGGGCGAAGGTGGCGATTGCCGACATCGACCTTGCGCGGGCCGAGGCCACGGCGGCGGCGCTCGGCGAGGGGGCGGTCGCGGTGCACATGGATGTCACCGATCAGGCCAGCATCGACAGCGCGGTCGCCGAGACCGTCGCCCGGCTTGGTCGCATCGACATCCTGGTCAACAACGCCGCGCTCTTTAGCGCCGCGCCGCTGGTCGAGATCACCCGCGCCGAGTACGCCCGGGTCTTCGACATCAACGTCGCCGGCGTGCTTTTCACCATGCAGGCCGTGGCGAAACACATGATCGAACGCGGCGGCGGAGGGCGGATCATCAACATGGCAAGCCAGGCCGGACGCCGTGGCGAGCCCTTGGTGGCGGTCTACTGCGCGTCCAAGGCGGCGGTGATCAGCCTGACGCAATCGGCGGCGCTGAACCTCATCGAGCACGGCATCAACGTCAACGCCATCGCCCCCGGCGTGGTCGATGGCGAGCATTGGGATGGTGTCGATGCCTTTTTCGCCAAGTGCGAGAACAAGCCGCTCGGCCAGAAGAAGCGCGAGGTCGGCTTGGCCGTGCCCTACGGCCGCATGGGCCGTGCCGAGGATCTCACCGGCATGGCCGTCTTTCTTGCCTCGGACGAGGCCGACTACATCGTCGCCCAGACCTACAACGTCGACGGCGGCCAATGGATGAGCTGA
- a CDS encoding ABC transporter ATP-binding protein — protein sequence MGRITLDKVTKSFGDVNVIPPLDLTIDDGEFVVFVGPSGCGKSTLLRLIAGLEDVTSGQIRIDGADATNMPPAKRGLAMVFQSYALYPHMSVRKNIAFPMKMAGMPQDEQNRRIDAAAKSLNLTDYLDRRPGQLSGGQRQRVAIGRAIVREPSAFLFDEPLSNLDAALRVNMRLEISELHNALKTTMIYVTHDQVEAMTMADKIVVLRAGNIEQVGSPLDLYHRPQNEFVAGFIGSPKMNLIRGAEAEKHGVATIGIRPEHLAASTEGGLWQGTVGVAEHLGSDTFLHVHDHGLGDEPMTVRVDGEMPVRHGDRIFLTPDESKLHRFDKQGLRA from the coding sequence ATGGGACGCATCACCCTCGACAAGGTGACCAAGAGCTTCGGTGACGTGAACGTCATCCCGCCTCTGGATCTGACCATCGACGACGGCGAATTCGTGGTCTTCGTCGGCCCCTCGGGCTGCGGCAAGTCCACGCTGCTGCGGCTGATCGCGGGGCTCGAAGATGTGACCTCGGGCCAGATCCGCATCGACGGCGCGGACGCCACCAACATGCCTCCCGCGAAGCGCGGACTGGCCATGGTGTTCCAGAGCTACGCGCTCTATCCGCACATGTCGGTGCGCAAGAACATCGCCTTTCCGATGAAGATGGCGGGGATGCCGCAGGACGAGCAGAACCGCCGTATCGACGCGGCGGCGAAATCGCTCAACCTGACCGACTACCTCGACCGGCGCCCCGGCCAGCTCTCGGGCGGCCAGCGTCAGCGCGTTGCCATCGGCCGGGCCATCGTGCGTGAGCCTTCGGCGTTTCTCTTCGACGAACCGCTGTCGAACCTCGACGCGGCGCTGCGGGTGAACATGCGGCTCGAGATCTCGGAACTGCACAACGCGCTCAAGACAACGATGATCTACGTGACCCACGACCAGGTCGAAGCCATGACCATGGCCGACAAGATCGTCGTGCTGCGGGCGGGCAACATCGAGCAGGTCGGCTCGCCGCTGGACCTCTACCACAGGCCGCAGAACGAGTTTGTCGCGGGCTTCATCGGCTCGCCGAAGATGAACCTGATCCGCGGCGCGGAGGCCGAGAAGCACGGCGTCGCGACCATCGGCATCCGCCCCGAGCATCTTGCGGCGTCGACCGAGGGCGGCCTCTGGCAGGGCACCGTGGGCGTGGCCGAGCATCTCGGGTCCGACACCTTCCTGCATGTGCATGACCACGGGCTGGGCGACGAGCCGATGACCGTGCGGGTGGACGGCGAAATGCCCGTGCGCCATGGCGACCGCATCTTCCTGACCCCGGACGAAAGCAAGCTGCACCGCTTCGACAAGCAGGGGCTGCGGGCATGA
- a CDS encoding carbohydrate ABC transporter permease, translated as MARKVTNRRKAVVTVLAWLVGLAIFFPILWIFILSFKSEGDAIKTPFEVLSSAWTFESYATVQERSNYVRHFWNSVVISLGSTLIGLAIAIPAAWAMAFVPGKRTKDVLMWMLSTKMLPPVGVLVPIYLIFRNLGLLDTRLGLVVVLTLINLPIIVWMLYTYFKEIPGEILEAARMDGASLKNELIHVLTPMAVPGIASTLLLNIILAWNEAFWTLNLTAARAAPLTAFIASYSSPEGLFYAKLSAASTMAIAPILIMGWFSQKQLVRGLTFGAVK; from the coding sequence ATGGCACGCAAAGTGACAAACCGGCGCAAGGCCGTGGTGACCGTGCTGGCCTGGCTCGTGGGGCTCGCGATCTTCTTCCCGATCCTGTGGATATTCATCCTCTCGTTCAAATCCGAGGGTGACGCGATCAAGACGCCCTTCGAGGTGCTGAGCTCGGCCTGGACCTTCGAGAGCTACGCCACGGTGCAGGAGCGGTCGAACTACGTCCGGCACTTCTGGAACTCGGTGGTGATCTCTCTGGGCTCGACGTTGATCGGCCTCGCGATCGCCATCCCGGCGGCCTGGGCCATGGCCTTTGTGCCCGGCAAGCGCACCAAGGACGTGTTGATGTGGATGCTGAGCACCAAGATGCTGCCCCCCGTCGGCGTGCTGGTGCCGATTTACCTGATCTTCCGCAACCTCGGCCTGCTCGACACACGCCTCGGTCTGGTCGTCGTGCTGACGCTGATCAACCTGCCGATCATCGTGTGGATGCTCTACACCTACTTCAAGGAGATCCCCGGCGAGATCCTCGAGGCCGCGCGCATGGACGGCGCTTCGCTGAAGAACGAGCTGATCCACGTTTTGACGCCGATGGCGGTGCCCGGGATCGCCTCGACCCTGCTGCTCAACATCATCCTGGCGTGGAACGAGGCCTTCTGGACGCTGAACCTGACGGCGGCCAGGGCGGCGCCGCTCACCGCCTTCATCGCCAGCTACTCGTCCCCCGAGGGCCTGTTCTACGCCAAGCTCTCGGCGGCCTCGACCATGGCCATCGCGCCGATCCTCATCATGGGCTGGTTCAGCCAGAAGCAACTTGTCCGCGGCCTGACCTTCGGCGCGGTGAAATAA